In one Silene latifolia isolate original U9 population chromosome 10, ASM4854445v1, whole genome shotgun sequence genomic region, the following are encoded:
- the LOC141608077 gene encoding uncharacterized protein LOC141608077, which yields MDNSTSAIRVSGDVNRDNVIVEDITEAEAALDDQEGYISDEPTGTPSVTVGQLLDLTGQLEKPVSTKTPVIGETNAPPVTELGIGMAKTWSSVAKLSPGLRLHYCSHSAESRVVEVLEDDISEEIRFWNTTLMGNFLGSKPKLPQVDEFVRKNWKNVSRPIVQYYKKGWYSFRFLSEDDMNEVLKGGPWTMGSGNLILKKWSPNFSKEMDSVSIVPVWVLFPDLDPFMWSEPVLSKMASTVGKPLFADLPTTFKSKLLFARVLVEVDVSDDLPTTVTVNSPYHGKTDQRIIYEWLPYYCQCCKKLGHTIEHSPTSDCQVLGSDPPKDAGTSVGVVEKSSDCQLGSSSSLDKEEDSYCIVLEQPVAVGKEDGMVIDNTEYSVAVSNGFTVLQMEGASVADELMVATLAEEPPDPGVNVLPSGISDHSPLLVTILDPHRSKKHFSYLNCWEEHDSYCEVVQDAWDIPVRGSAMFMLFAKLKNVRLNLIQLHKGNYSEISKRVLEAQTALENCQHQLQINPLDPNLFAQEKVLLQDYIMLRKSERGSLIQRAKLQNIKYNDAPTSYYFSKIAARKHQSLVGRIKDRLGNVKEGLPQVNHAFIDYYIWLLGQKVNVDTSEMDNLQGPIILDSDWEGLCKTIDDAEIKNALFSIGSAKSPGQDGFSAQFFKKSWDTIKYDFCNAIKAFFRTGSLSKQANTTLLALIPKKNVVDTVMDYRPIACCTVFYKTISKILCSRLQPLLPGIVGKEQGAFVTGRSIFENIMLTQSLIKGYGQKGISPRCLIKVDIKKAFYSLQWEFIRKMLQIFNFPLQSQT from the exons ATGGATAATTCTACATCCGCCATTAGGGTTTCTGGGGACGTTAATCGTGATAATGTGATCGTAGAGGATATTACGGAGGCGGAGGCGGCTTTGGATGATCAGGAGGGCTATATATCTGATGAACCTACAGGTACACCTTCTGTTACCGTTGGTCAACTATTGGATCTTACTGGGCAATTGGAAAAACCAGTTTCTACTAAAACTCCTGTAATTGGGGAAACAAATGCACCTCCAGTTACTGAGTTAGGAATTGGTATGGCGAAAACCTGGAGTTCTGTTGCTAAACTCTCTCCTGGTTTACGTCTCCATTATTGTTCACATAGTGCTGAATCTCGGGTTGTTGAGGTGCTTGAGGATGATATCTCTGAGGAAATTAGATTTTGGAACACTACTCTTATGGGGAATTTTTTAGGTTCTAAGCCAAAACTCCCACAGGTCGATGAATTTGTtaggaaaaattggaaaaatgtaTCTAGGCCTATTGTTCAATACTATAAGAAAGGATGGTACAGTTTCAGGTTTCTTTCTGAGGATGACATGAATGAAGTCCTGAAAGGTGGTCCATGGACAATGGGTTCGGGTAATTTGATACTTAAGAAATGGTCACCCAATTTCTCGAAAGAAATGGATTCTGTCTCAATAGTCCCAGTTTGGGTCCTTTTCCCAGATTTGGATCCCTTTATGTGGTCTGAGCCAGTTCTGAGTAAAATGGCTAGTACAGTGGGTAAACCGCTTTTTGCTGATTTACCAACTACTTTCAAATCCAAACTCCTATTTGCTCGTGTCTTAGTGGAAGTGGATGTTTCTGATGACCTTCCTACAACTGTTACTGTTAATTCTCCTTATCATGGGAAGACTGATCAGAGAATTATATATGAGTGGTTACCATATTATTGTCAGTGCTGCAAGAAGTTAGGACACACGATAGAGCACT CACCTACCTCAGACTGCCAAGTGCTAGGTTCTGATCCTCCTAAGGATGCTGGTACTTCTGTTGGTGTAGTGGAGAAGAGTTCAGACTGTCAGCTGGGCTCATCCTCTTCTCTGGATAAAGAGGAGGACTCATATTGTATAGTGCTTGAACAACCAGTTGCAGTTGGTAAGGAGGATGGTATGGTGATTGATAACACTGAATATAGTGTGGCAGTGTCAAATGGTTTCACTGTACTGCAGATGGAAGGGGCATCAGTGGCAGATGAATTGATGGTGGCTACTCTGGCAGAGGAACCACCTGATCCGGGG GTGAATGTACTACCATCTGGCATATCTGACCATTCTCCTTTATTGGTTACTATTCTGGACCCTCATAGATCTAAAAAGCACTTTAGCTATCTAAACTGTTGGGAGGAGCATGATAGTTACTGTGAGGTGGTACAGGATGCTTGGGATATACCTGTTAGGGGAAGTGCCATGTTCATGTTGTTTGCCAAACTTAAAAATGTTCGGCTTAACCTAATTCAGCTCCATAAGGGGAATTATTCTGAGATTTCTAAGAGAGTTCTTGAAGCTCAAACTGCTTTGGAAAACTGTCAACACCAGCTTCAAATCAATCCTCTGGACCCTAATCTTTTTGCTCAGGAAAAAGTGTTATTGCAAGATTATATCATGCTCAGGAAATCTGAAAGAGGCTCTCTTATTCAAAGAGCTAAACTCCAGAACATCAAGTACAATGATGCACCCACTAGTTACTATTTTTCCAAAATTGCAGCTAGGAAGCATCAAAGTCTTGTTGGCAGAATTAAAGACAGATTGGGCAATGTTAAAGAAGGTCTTCCCCAAGTTAATCATGCTTTTATAGATTATTATATTTGGTTATTGGGTCAGAAAGTGAATGTTGATACTTCTGAGATGGACAATTTACAAGGACCTATAATATTGGATTCTGATTGGGAGGGTCTCTGTAAAACTATTGATGATGCTGAAATTAAGAATGCTTTGTTCTCTATTGGATCTGCTAAGAGCCCAGGGCAGGATGGTTTCTCTGCTCAATTTTTCAAAAAATCCTGGGATACCATTAAGTATGACTTCTGTAATGCTATCAAGGCTTTCTTCAGGACTGGTTCTCTATCTAAGCAAGCTAATACTACTTTGCTTGCCCTCATTCCCAAGAAAAATGTTGTGGATACTGTAATGGATTACAGGCCTATAGCATGCTGCACTGTTTTTTATAAGACTATTAGCAAAATCCTTTGCTCTAGGCTACAACCCCTATTACCTGGAATTGTGGGCAAGGAGCAAGGTGCTTTTGTGACTGGTCGCAGCATTTTTGAAAATATTATGCTCACCCAATCATTGATTAAAGGGTATGGACAGAAGGGTATCTCTCCAAGGTGCCTCATCAAGGTTGACATAAAGAAGGCCTTTTACTCCCTCCAGTGGGAATTCATTAGGAAAATGTTACAAATATTCAATTTTCCTCTCCAATCCCAAACTTAG